In Stenotrophomonas sp. 610A2, one DNA window encodes the following:
- a CDS encoding response regulator transcription factor, with the protein MNDSPRIALVDDQALIRAGLRALLQQLGITIVFEADSGDALLEQIAQQPVQLILSDIRMPGLDGIQALKALRERGDQTPCVFLTTFDESDLLLRATEAGAQGFLLKDAAPEDLHDAIGRAIAGQTLLQPVSTDAVRQRYRYHADDAPKELFSQKEVAVLRLMAGGYSNREIAGSLFLAEGTVKNYVSTILDKLDTRDRTRAVLKAITLRVI; encoded by the coding sequence ATGAACGATTCCCCACGCATTGCCCTGGTCGACGACCAGGCCCTGATCCGCGCCGGCCTGCGCGCCCTGCTGCAGCAGCTCGGCATCACCATCGTGTTCGAGGCCGACAGCGGCGACGCCCTGCTCGAACAGATCGCACAGCAGCCGGTGCAGCTGATCCTGTCTGACATCCGCATGCCGGGCCTGGACGGCATCCAGGCCTTGAAGGCGCTGCGCGAGCGCGGTGATCAAACACCATGCGTGTTCCTGACCACCTTCGACGAGAGTGACCTGCTGCTACGTGCCACCGAAGCCGGTGCGCAGGGTTTCCTGCTGAAGGATGCAGCCCCGGAAGACCTGCACGACGCCATCGGCCGCGCCATCGCCGGCCAGACCTTGTTGCAGCCGGTGAGCACCGATGCGGTACGCCAGCGCTATCGCTACCACGCCGATGACGCGCCGAAAGAGTTGTTCAGCCAGAAGGAAGTCGCGGTGCTGCGGCTGATGGCCGGTGGCTACAGCAACCGCGAGATCGCCGGCAGCCTGTTCCTGGCCGAAGGCACCGTGAAGAACTACGTCTCGACCATCCTCGACAAGCTCGACACCCGCGACCGCACCCGCGCAGTGCTGAAGGCGATCACCCTGCGGGTGATCTAG
- a CDS encoding sensor histidine kinase, giving the protein MEITPRSRWHRLLHPLNLAGLLTWLAVAVTLPYGSAEQFALRWGCALLFLIAFLLAASYDRPAPQRSVLLVIEAVAALAVIRLAASSGVAPALLVMLAAQVAMSWPLRIAVAVMLAANLGMYLVLRDVHSHPAAVVLIFAGFQAFAMLTTHYASSAEQARDRLALVNADLLATRALLAERSRDMERLRLSRELHDVAGHKLTALRLHLRALAAPAGAVPELALCEQLSADLLGDIRAVVHCLRDSGQLDMDTALHALAAPLPRPRLQLQLDDDVQVSDTAKAETLLRCVQEALTNSARHSDAKVLQVALQRRDGRLLLAMEDDGQLRGEPRAGNGLTGMRERVDEQGGSLQLQRAASGALRIRVELPA; this is encoded by the coding sequence ATGGAAATCACTCCCCGTTCGCGCTGGCACAGGCTGCTGCACCCGCTCAATCTCGCCGGCCTGCTGACCTGGCTGGCCGTGGCGGTGACCCTGCCGTATGGCTCCGCCGAGCAGTTCGCGCTGCGCTGGGGCTGTGCGTTGCTGTTCCTGATCGCCTTCCTGCTCGCCGCCAGCTACGACCGACCTGCGCCACAGCGCAGCGTACTGTTGGTGATCGAGGCCGTCGCGGCACTGGCGGTGATCCGCCTGGCCGCGAGCAGCGGCGTGGCGCCGGCGCTGTTGGTGATGCTGGCGGCACAGGTGGCGATGAGCTGGCCGCTGCGCATCGCTGTGGCAGTGATGCTGGCAGCCAACCTGGGCATGTACCTGGTACTGCGCGACGTACACAGCCACCCGGCCGCGGTGGTGCTGATCTTCGCCGGCTTCCAGGCCTTCGCCATGCTCACCACCCACTACGCCAGCAGCGCCGAGCAAGCGCGCGACCGGCTGGCGCTGGTCAATGCCGACCTGCTGGCTACCCGCGCCCTGCTCGCTGAGCGCTCCCGCGACATGGAACGGCTGCGCCTGTCGCGCGAGCTGCATGATGTGGCCGGGCACAAACTCACCGCGCTGCGCTTGCACCTGCGCGCACTGGCAGCGCCAGCAGGTGCCGTGCCCGAGCTGGCTTTGTGCGAGCAGCTGTCCGCCGACCTGCTCGGCGACATCCGCGCGGTGGTGCATTGCCTGCGCGACAGCGGCCAGCTCGACATGGACACCGCCCTGCACGCACTGGCGGCACCTTTGCCGCGTCCGCGCCTGCAGCTGCAGTTGGATGACGACGTACAGGTCAGCGATACCGCCAAGGCCGAAACCCTGCTGCGCTGCGTGCAGGAGGCGCTGACCAACAGTGCCCGCCACAGCGATGCCAAGGTCCTGCAGGTTGCCCTGCAACGCCGCGACGGACGCTTGCTGCTGGCAATGGAAGACGATGGCCAATTGCGCGGCGAACCGCGCGCCGGCAATGGCCTGACCGGCATGCGCGAACGCGTGGACGAACAGGGCGGCAGCCTGCAACTGCAGCGTGCTGCTTCCGGTGCCCTGCGGATTCGTGTGGAATTGCCGGCATGA
- the dmeF gene encoding CDF family Co(II)/Ni(II) efflux transporter DmeF: protein MQLDALAQSRRHSHAFSDGNPMAEQNTRRAMALTVVMMVVEIAGGWWFNSMAVLADGWHMSSHALALGLAAFAYACARRYRDDPRFAFGTWKIEILAGFTSAILLLGVAAIMAFESILRVFKPSPIHYQQAISIAVVGLAVNLLCAWWLRDQHHHHGHDHGHDHHAHGGHHHHHHDLNQRSAYLHVLADAATSVLAIVALLGGLYFGASWLDPLMGIVGAVLVSVWAWGLIKQTSGVLLDAEMDAPVVAEIREAVEQGEVAAQISDLHVWQVGRGRYACAMEVVTESVVAPEVFHRALAIHEEIVHVTVEVRSAEPCSAGALPVHRL, encoded by the coding sequence ATGCAACTCGACGCGCTTGCTCAATCCCGCCGCCACAGCCATGCCTTCAGCGATGGCAATCCGATGGCGGAGCAGAACACCCGTCGTGCGATGGCGCTGACCGTGGTGATGATGGTGGTGGAGATCGCTGGCGGCTGGTGGTTCAACTCGATGGCGGTGCTGGCCGATGGCTGGCATATGAGCTCGCATGCGCTGGCGCTCGGTTTGGCGGCGTTCGCCTACGCCTGTGCACGGCGCTATCGCGATGATCCGCGCTTTGCATTCGGTACCTGGAAGATCGAAATCCTGGCTGGGTTCACCAGCGCGATCCTGTTGCTGGGGGTTGCCGCGATCATGGCGTTCGAGTCCATCCTGCGCGTGTTCAAGCCCAGCCCCATCCATTACCAGCAGGCCATTTCGATCGCGGTGGTCGGCTTGGCGGTGAACCTGCTGTGTGCATGGTGGCTGCGCGATCAACACCATCATCATGGTCACGACCACGGGCATGACCACCACGCGCATGGCGGCCACCACCATCATCACCATGATCTGAACCAGCGCTCGGCCTACCTGCATGTACTGGCCGATGCGGCGACCTCGGTGCTAGCGATCGTCGCCCTGCTCGGCGGTCTGTATTTCGGCGCGTCCTGGTTGGACCCGCTGATGGGCATCGTCGGCGCAGTGCTGGTATCGGTATGGGCTTGGGGATTGATCAAGCAGACCAGTGGCGTGCTGCTGGATGCGGAGATGGACGCACCAGTGGTCGCCGAGATCCGCGAGGCGGTGGAGCAGGGCGAGGTAGCTGCCCAGATCAGCGACCTGCATGTCTGGCAGGTGGGGCGTGGTCGCTATGCCTGCGCGATGGAGGTGGTGACAGAATCAGTGGTGGCGCCGGAAGTGTTCCATCGCGCCTTGGCGATCCACGAGGAGATAGTGCACGTGACGGTGGAGGTGCGTAGTGCCGAGCCATGCTCGGCAGGGGCTTTACCTGTGCACCGGCTGTAG